Proteins encoded together in one Impatiens glandulifera chromosome 1, dImpGla2.1, whole genome shotgun sequence window:
- the LOC124915457 gene encoding AT-hook motif nuclear-localized protein 10-like, with protein MEEKDSAASGSFSLSDNDSPPPALSVPFIGSVTPIVNPDVIVNTGLNMSVTAGNGGGTETGTETGTGTETGTGIGTGTGTGTVDSSMKKKRGRPRKYDADGNLRVPYVSPSPPGFTLTSTKSEYSSSKRGRGRPSPSGNWQLLASLGEMFTNTAGGDFTPHVVTVYTGEDIASKIISFSQKGPRGICVLSANGAVSNVTIRQAGSSGGILTYEGRFEIISLTGSFTVSDKDGMRSRTGGLSVSLAGPDGRVIGGGVAGLLMAASPIQIVVGSFMPNGYGKALKKKHLAEQRVAKTEPKTEPKMEMDHETVTPATPISQAVPVAGAGAGNNSNNIFSAPPASTNHFIVQSGISSSHGDAENHHRPNGVQNLNTVSPSSPDWNNNSSSRPSPDINLSVQVELN; from the exons ATGGAAGAGAAGGATAGCGCTGCATCTGGCTCGTTTTCTCTATCGGATAATGATTCTCCACCGCCTGCTTTGAGTGTTCCATTCATCGGTTCTGTTACTCCGATCGTTAATCCCGATGTTATTGTAAACACCGGATTGAACATGTCTGTAACCGCCGGGAACGGTGGTGGAACCGAAACTGGAACTGAAACTGGAACCGGAACTGAAACCGGAACTGGAATCGGAACAGGAACGGGAACTGGAACAGTCGATTCGagtatgaagaagaagagaggtCGTCCGAGGAAGTATGATGCGGATGGAAATTTGAGAGTTCCGTATGTATCGCCATCGCCTCCTGGATTTACTTTGACATCGACGAAGTCTGAGTATTCTTCTTCGAAGAGAGGTCGTGGAAGGCCATCTCCTTCTGGTAACTGGCAATTGCTTGCTTCTTTAG GTGAGATGTTCACTAACACAGCCGGAGGAGATTTTACTCCGCATGTGGTGACTGTTTACACAGGGGAG GATATAGCATCAAAGATCATTTCATTCTCACAAAAGGGTCCTCGGGGAATTTGTGTGCTTTCTGCAAATGGAGCTGTTTCTAATGTCACCATTAGGCAAGCAGGTTCCTCCGGTGGTATTTTGACATATGAG GGGCGGTTTGAGATAATATCACTTACTGGGTCATTCACAGTCTCTGATAAAGATGGTATGAGAAGTAGGACTGGTGGGTTAAGTGTTTCATTGGCAGGTCCTGATGGCCGTGTGATAGGTGGAGGTGTTGCTGGCTTATTAATGGCTGCCAGTCCTATACAA ATTGTTGTGGGAAGCTTTATGCCTAATGGTTATGGAAAGGCACTGAAAAAGAAACACCTAGCTGAACAAAGAGTAGCTAAAACTGAGCCTAAAACTGAGCCTAAAATGGAGATGGATCATGAAACTGTGACGCCTGCCACTCCCATCTCACAAGCGGTTCCTGttgctggtgctggtgctggtaATAATAGTAACAACATATTCTCGGCTCCTCCTGCATCCACCAACCATTTCATAGTGCAAAGTGGAATTAGCAGCAGCCATGGAGATGCGGAAAACCACCACCGCCCAAATGGGGTTCAGAATCTCAACACTGTCTCGCCTTCTTCGCCGGATTGGAACAACAACTCCAGTAGTAGGCCTTCTCCCGACATCAATTTATCTGTTCAAGTTGAACTTAACTGA
- the LOC124915467 gene encoding peroxiredoxin-2E, chloroplastic-like: protein MAANGVIVSASRFLASSNRLSIPSASASPFTVRPHKLASSFSTSSLPLTLRRSISQPPTFSTAITKTKISSAISVGDKLPDATLGYLNDSDEVQTVTISDLTKGKKVVFFAVPGAFTPTCSQKHLPGFVDKSAELKAKGIDTIACISVNDVFVMKAWKKDLGIGDEVVLLSDGNGTFTNAIGCELDLSDKPIGLGVRSRRYSMLVDDGVVKALNLEEGGAFTFSGADDILKLL from the coding sequence ATGGCGGCCAATGGTGTAATCGTAAGCGCGTCTAGGTTTCTTGCATCCTCCAACCGTCTTTCAATTCCTTCCGCCTCCGCCTCACCCTTTACCGTCCGCCCTCACAAACTCGCCTCTTCATTCTCCACCTCCTCCCTCCCTCTTACCCTCCGCCGCAGTATCTCCCAACCCCCAACATTCTCCACCGCCATCACCAAAACCAAGATCTCATCCGCCATTTCCGTCGGCGATAAGCTCCCTGACGCAACCCTCGGTTACTTAAACGACTCCGATGAAGTTCAGACCGTCACAATCTCAGACCTCACAAAAGGCAAGAAAGTCGTCTTCTTCGCCGTCCCCGGTGCATTCACTCCCACCTGTTCACAGAAACACCTACCGGGATTCGTCGACAAATCGGCGGAATTGAAGGCCAAGGGAATCGATACCATCGCTTGCATTTCAGTTAACGATGTGTTCGTGATGAAGGCGTGGAAGAAAGATCTGGGTATTGGAGATGAGGTTGTTCTATTGAGTGATGGAAATGGTACTTTTACAAATGCAATTGGATGCGAACTGGATCTCAGTGATAAGCCGATTGGTTTAGGAGTGAGGTCGAGGAGGTACTCTATGCTGGTTGATGATGGGGTCGTGAAGGCATTGAATCTGGAAGAAGGTGGAGCTTTTACGTTTAGCGGCGCCGATGATATACTGAAATTGCTTTGA